TTACGATAGCTCTTTCCTCACCGACCAGAACATTTAAAAGAGAAGACTTTCCTGCATTTGGCCTGCCTACAATAACTGTTTTTATGCCTTCCTTAATGATCCTTCCGTTATCACATGTGGAAAGCAGTTTATTAATTTCTAATAATAATTCATTTACAGCAGATCTTAATTCTTCCCCATATCCATCAACGCTGATATGCTCCGGATCATCCAGCGCTGTCTCTATAAATGCAGTGTGGTATATTATTTTATTTCTTATGTCATTTATTTTTGACTTTACATTTCCTTTTAACTGGCTGACTGAACTTTTTAACGCATACTCATTTTGTGAAGCGATCAGATCGCCGACAGCTTCAGCCTGTGATAAGTCAAGCCTGCCATTTAAAAAAGCACGTTTCGTAAATTCTCCGGGCTCTGCCGGCCTGGCCCCATTTTTGATCATAAGCTCAAGAACACGTCTGACAAGATATACGCCTCCGTGGCAGTTTACTTCCACCGTATCTTCCCCGGTATAACTGTGAGGACCTCTCATAAGCATGACAAGCACCTCGTCGATCGTCTCTTCTCCATCCTTAATATAACCGTAATGTATTGTATGAGACTTCTGAGCAGCGAGCTTCTTACCGTTCTTTCCTTCATATATCCTGTCTGCGATCATAAAAGCTTTCCCACCGCTCATGCGTACAATGCCTATCCCCGAATCAGACATAGCTGTAGAAATCGCTGCAATAGTTTGAGTTTTCACAACAATTACCTCCGTTTTCATAGGGGTCAGACCCCTTT
This is a stretch of genomic DNA from [Clostridium] hylemonae DSM 15053. It encodes these proteins:
- the mnmE gene encoding tRNA uridine-5-carboxymethylaminomethyl(34) synthesis GTPase MnmE, whose translation is MKTEVIVVKTQTIAAISTAMSDSGIGIVRMSGGKAFMIADRIYEGKNGKKLAAQKSHTIHYGYIKDGEETIDEVLVMLMRGPHSYTGEDTVEVNCHGGVYLVRRVLELMIKNGARPAEPGEFTKRAFLNGRLDLSQAEAVGDLIASQNEYALKSSVSQLKGNVKSKINDIRNKIIYHTAFIETALDDPEHISVDGYGEELRSAVNELLLEINKLLSTCDNGRIIKEGIKTVIVGRPNAGKSSLLNVLVGEERAIVTEVAGTTRDILEEHINLQGISLNIIDTAGIRETDDIVEKIGVDKAKMYADEADLILYVIDASAPLDENDRQILKMIYGKPAIILLNKTDLDMIITKEKIKDVYNASNPANNNISKSKEIQVIEVSAKNQNGIADFEEAVKNMFFEGNLSFNDEIYITNVRHKAALQDAGGSLQKVIDSIDMGMPEDFYSIDLLDAYKSLGDITGDTMGEDLINEIFSKFCMGK